The DNA segment GGTGTTCCTGGCTCAATTCCACTATCTTCATCACCTAATGCTGGATCATATATATAATCACAAATCGTACAGATATATTTTTGCATGAATACTCCTTTAAAAGTGGAAACCACTTTTAAAGGAATCC comes from the Halarcobacter ebronensis genome and includes:
- the rd gene encoding rubredoxin is translated as MQKYICTICDYIYDPALGDEDSGIEPGTPFEDLPEDWSCPDCGVGKEDFEPYDEE